Sequence from the uncultured Draconibacterium sp. genome:
GTATTTCCCGTGCAGCAGTACACCAACGAGTTAACCGAATGGTTGATTTGGAAGTGATCGTTGGATCGGGTTATCACATCAATCCCAAAAAGGTTGATTTTAAAACCTGCACTTACATTGGAATTTTCCTCGAAAAAGGAGGTCTGTTCAGCGAAGTGGTAAAAGGTTTGGAAGAAATCCCTGAGATCGTTGAGTGTCATTACACCACCGGAGCATACGCCATTTTTATAAAAGTTTACGCCAAGGATAACGAGCACTTGAAGAATATCCTAAGCGGAAAAATTCAAAAAATTGGTGGTGTTGCCAGTACCGAAACTTTTATTTCTTTGGAAGAGTCATTTAAGCGTACTATTCCTGTTCAGGCCTGATTTCGTTGTCTGACTGCTTCGTAAATCATTAAAGCAGCAGATACCGAAACATTTAATGATTCGATCTGTCCCAGGATCGGGATTTTTAATTGTTCATCAGCAAGTTTCAGAATTTGAGCAGAAACACCTGTGTCTTCTGATCCCATAACAATGGCCAGTGGCGATTTCATATCGGCATTACTGTAAAGTTTGTCGCCTTTTTCGGTGGCAGCAACTATTTTAATGCCCGAGTCTTTCAGAAACCGGACCGTGTGGTAAAGATTATTGGTTCTGCAAATTGGTATGTTATGAATAGCGCCTGCCGATGTTTTTACCGCATCGGCACCAATACGAGCCATACCTTTTTCGGGAATAATAATGGCCTGCACCCCGGCACATTCGGCCGAGCGGGCAATGGCTCCGAAGTTTCGTACATCGGTTATCTGGTCTAAAACAAGCAGGAGAGGAGTTTTACCTTCTTCGTAAATCCCCGGAATTACTGTTTCAATATTATCAAACTCAATGGGGGAGACAAAGGCCAGCACTCCCTGGTGATTTTTTCGTGTAATACGATTAATCTTCTCGATAGGAACGTACTGAACGCTAATATCGCTTTCTTTTATCAGCTCTTGTAGTTCGGAAATCAATTCGTTTCGCAAACCCTTTTTTATCAGGATTCTGTCGATTGTTTTACCTTTTTTAATGGCTTCGATTATAGCTCTTGTTCCAAACAGAAAATCCTCTTTATCTATTCCTTTTTGTCTCATCATTTTTTATTTACCAGGTTTTTTTCGCCTTCCAGTTTTCCAGTTCTTCGTGGGCATTTTCCCAATCGAGCATACTTTCTTCCAGGTTCGATTTCAATTGTTCGTACTGCTCAAAAACCGAATGGTCATTAATATTTTCGGGTTTGGCAAGCAGCTTGTCCATTTCTTCTATTTCTTCCTCCAGTTCCGCAATCTTTTCTTCGGCCTGGGCTACACTTTTCTCCATTCGCGAAATGGTGCGGTTTATCTCTTTCTTTTCATCGAACGACAGCTCGTCATTTTGTTTATCCGAAGTTACAACTTTTGCGGCTTTTGTATTCTTTTTCTTGCTTTCCAATTCTTTCATCGACTCCATTTTCTTTCGGTACAGAAAATCGAAAATGCCGCCCAGATGTTGTTTTGCCTTTTTATTTCTGAATTCGTAAATGCAATTCACCAAACCATCAAGAAAATCGCGGTCGTGCGAAACAACAAGTACCGTTCCCGAAAAATTGGCCAGTGCGTTTTTTAGAATCTCTTTCGAGCGCATGTCGAGGTGGTTGGTGGGCTCATCGAGAATTAGAAAGTTAACCGGCTCAAGCATCAGGCGAATCATTGCCAGTCGCGACTTTTCGCCACCGCTTAATACCTTTACTTTTTTATCGATGTCTTCACCCCAGAATAAAAACGCGGCAAGAATATCTCTGATCTTAGTTCGGATATCGCCAACAGCAATTTCATCTATGGTTTCAAAAACTGTAAGTTCTCCGTTTAACAGTTGCGCCTGGTTTTGAGCAAAGTAGCCAATTTTTACGTTGTGGCCCAGTTTCATAGAACCGTTGTGCTCCAGTTCGTTCATAATGATCCGGGCAAGGGTAGTTTTGCCTTCTCCATTACGGCCAACAAACGCTATTTTTTCACCATTTTCGATGTTGAGGTTGATGTCGTCGAGCACATGCAACGAATCGTAATATTTGCTGATATGTTTGGCTTCAACCACAATTCGTCCAGAACGGGGTGGCGGCGGAAAGTTGATTTTTAGTGCAGAGTTGTCTTCTTCTTCAATTTCAATACGATCCAGCTTTTCAAGCTGTTTTACCCTCGACTGCACCTGCACAGCTTTTGATGATTTGTATCGGAATCGTTCAATAAAACGTTCGGTATCTTCAATCATTTTTTGCTGGTTGGTGTAGGCTGCCAAATTAATCTCACGCTGTTCAGCTTTCCAATCCATAAAACGGGTATAATTCATTTTCTGGTCGGTAATCTTACCCAGCGAGATTTCTATCGTGCGGTTACAAACTGCGTCAAGAAAAGCTTTATCGTGCGAAACCAGAATAACGGCTCCGCTGTATGTTTTCAGAAAATCTTCTAACCATTGAATCGATTCGATATCGAGGTGGTTGGTCGGCTCATCCAGTAAAAATACATCGGGCTTTTTTAGCAATAGTTTTGCCAGTTCAACACGCATACGCCAACCTCCGCTGAATTCGGAGGTCATCCGGTCGAAATCAGTTCGTTCGAAACCTAACCCCAGGAGTGTTTGTTCCAGCTCGGCTTCGTAGTTGTCGCCACCCAAAAGCTGGTAACGTTCGTTGTATTCGGTAACCTGATCGAGTTTCTTTAAATACTCATCAGAATGATAATCTTCGCTTTCGGCAATTTCGTGGTTTAGATTTGCTATTTTCTTTTCAATAGCTAAAAGCTCCTCGAAAGCCTGTGTAACTTCGTTTTTAAGTGTGCGCGTGTCCGAAACCACCATTTGCTGAGGTAAATAACCAACGCTTGTTTCTTTCGGAACAGCAACTACGCCGGCCGTTGGATTTTCTATGCCCGTAATAATTTTTAGCAATGTACTTTTTCCGGCACCGTTTTTACCAATCAGTCCGATTCTGTCTTTTGGATTAACCAGGAAACTGATTTCTTTAAACAGTTCGAAACCGCCAAAACTGAGATTTATTTTATCTATCGATATCATTCTGTACAAAAATTGCCCAAAGATAATTATTTCGAACAGACGGGACAGTGCAAAAACGGGAGTGTGATTTTATTGATATTGGTTTGTTTACCGATCACGAAAAATAGTAAGGTTTGAAGTGTGATCTTCTTTGTTTTATTTTGAAGACAGGCATGTTAAGAAACGGAAGTTATTTAACAAATAAGGGAGTTTGTTCAAATGGATGAACATTATTTTTTGGCGAAGTGCAAGAAATGCGAAATAGAATACTATTTGGTGTTTTAATGTTTAATCCGTAACTTGTGTAGTGTAATTTAAAAAGATAAATTATAAGGGTAGAATATGTATCTTGATTGGTTTATGTTTAGGGGTTTGTAAAATTATCAATCATCTTCAAAAAAGCGTCCATAAATGTTCTACCCTTTTTTCAGAAACTACAACCTATTACGTATATAGTTAATCTTCAACTACAAAAATTAGTGGTATCGAAAAAGAGCTTCAGCTGGATAGCTCTTTTTTGTTGTTTACTTACCTATTATTTTGCAAAAACGGGCCTGAATTCAACTGGGATTAAAAAGAAAAAGGAGCCCGGTAATTACCTGACTCCTCTTGTTTTAGTAGCGAGAGGCGGGCTTGAACCGCCGACCTCATGATTATGAATCATGCGCTCTAACCAGCTGAGCTACCTCGCCATTTGTTTTTCAAAAATGCGGTGCAAATATAGTATTTATTTTTATTCCCGCTAACCATTTTCGTAATTTTTCAAAATAAGTTTCTTTAGCCAATTTTAACTAGTTGTAAGTTACATTCTTATTAATTATATTGCCAAAAATCAAACTTATGACTAGTAAAGTAAAAATCAATCTGGAATACTTAATTAATTGTTCTCCTAAGGTGCTCTATAACAGACTAAGCACTGCCTCGGGGCTTACTGAGTGGTTTGCCGATGATGTTCGCGTCCGCGGAAAACGCTACACTTTTATTTGGGACGGATCGGAGCAAACTGCTGAGATGACACTTCATAAAGAAAATCGTTTGGTTCGGTTTAGCTGGGTAGATGAAGATGAGGATACGTACTTTGAATTTAAGATCACACGCGATGAGCTTACCAACGACGTTTCTCTTTTGATAACAGATTTCGCTGATGAAGATGAAGTTGACGAAACCCGTGGTTTGTGGGATTCGCAGGTAGCCGATTTGAAACACGTACTGGGCTCGTAATCCATTTTTTCAGATTATTAACAGCTGTGTTCCGCCATCAATAACGTTTCTTAACCTTTTTTACTTTACTAATTCCTAAAATAACTTAGTTTTGTAAGCGTTTCCAGAATGAAAGAAAGTACATGAAACGTCTACACCTTTTTGTTATAAAATCATTTCTAGGGCCATTTTTTATGACCTTTTTTATTGTGGTCTTCGTACTGCTTATGCAGTTTCTGTGGAAGTACGTAGACGATCTGGTTGGAAAAGGACTTGATTTTAAAGTGCTGGGCGAAATGATGTTTTATGCATCGTTTGCTTTACTTCCGCTGGCATTCCCGCTGGCTATGCTGCTGGCATCAATTATGACTTTTGGAGCATTAGGCGAAAATTACGAGCTGGTGGCAATGAAAGCTTCCGGAATTTCGCTTTTCAGAATCATGCGTCCATTAATAGTTATTGCGATACTAATTACCGGAATTGCTTTCTATTTTTCCAATAATGTTCTTCCGAAAACAAACCTGAAATTCTCGACACTTTTATACAGTGTTAAAAAACAACGCCCCGAACTGGTTTTACAGGAAGGGGTTTTTACCAACGAAATGGATGGTTACAGTATTAAAGTTGGCAAGCGCGATAACGAAACAAAAATGCTGTACGATCTGCTCATCTACGACCATACCAAAAATAAACCCAACGAAAGTGTTACGGTTGCCGATTCGGGATTATTGCGTATTACGGAGGATAAAAAGTTCATGGTGCTGAATTTGTTTAGCGGAGTAACTTACCAGGAGCAGGCATCGCAAAACCGGGGGAAAAAGGAAACATATCCGTATCAACGCAATCGTTTTGAAGAACAAACGATCAGGGTAAAAGTCCGCGATTTTGAATTTAACCGCCGCGACGAAAGCATTTTTAAAAACCAATACAGAATGCTAACCATCGATCAGTTGGTGGCTGCCGATGACAGTTTGTCGGATGATTATTACGATCGCTTGCGTAATTATATGATGCAGATTAGTATAAACCCGACAATTACGCGGAGGATGTATAATCTGACTGCAAAAGCCGATTCGTTGAAACGGGATATTGAGGAAGTAAAAGCAGATTCTGTATTTGATTTTGATACTTATTATTCAGGACTTGATAAGTGGGTGCAGGCCGATATTGCCAAAAGTGCACTCGATAGAGCCCGAAGCAATATGCAACAGGTAAACATGTTTCAGGGGCAGCTTTACAATAAAAAGAAAACGCTGAATAAATACCGCATGGAGCGACACCGGAAATTTACGCTGTCGATTGCCGTGCTCATCTTCTTTTTTATCGGGGCACCTTTAGGTGCAATTATCCGAAAAGGAGGATTGGGAATGCCGGTAGTTGTGTCTATTTTCCTGTTTATTTTATATTACATTGTTTCCATGAGTGGCGAAAAAACTGCCCGCGAAGACGTTTGGGATATGTTTAACGGAATGTGGTTTTCGTCCTATATCTTTCTGCCCATTGGCGTTTGGTTGACCTATAAAGCTGCTACCGATTCGGCTATCATGACAGCAGAAGCTTATACAAAGTTTTTTGCCCGCCTGGGGCTCGAACGGTTTTTCAAGAAAAAGAAATCAAACGACTAAGCCCGAATGAACATCTTGCAGGTAACAAATAAGGTTCCGTTTCCAGCCAGGGATGGTGGGGCCATTGCCTGTATGAATTTAACAAAAGGATTTGCACGGCTGGGAAATAGGGTAACTGTGCTGGCGATGAATACCTTAAAACATCATGTTCGGCCGGATGAAATTCCCGATGAAATAAATCAATTGGCAACATTTAAACTGGTAGATGTTCCTGCTAAAATAAATGCGTTTACCGCTTTATCAAATCTAATCTTTTCGCGAAAACCTTACAATGCAGTACGTTTTATAGATGATGATTTTAGTGCAGCGCTGGCAGAATTGTTATCCGAAAATGAGTTTGATATTATTCAGTTGGAGGGACTTTATGTTTGTCCGTACATTCCGGTAATACGAAAGTATTCCAATGCAACAGTGGTTTATCGTGCGCATAATGTTGAGTTTGAAATTTGGGAAAGGGCAGCAAAACTATCACATGGAGTGAAAAAGTTATACCTCCAAAATCTTTCAAAAAGGATAAAAAGCTTCGAGACGGGATTGTTAAACTCGTACGATATTTTAGTTCCGATAACTGCCCGAGACGGCGAGATTCTGGATTCGTTGGGTAATATGAAAGACAAACAGGTTTCTCAAACCGGAATCGATTCATCGGTTGTTGCCCCGGTTTCATCCAGTTTGGAATTCCCAACGCTTTTTCACCTGGGATCGTTAGAATGGGCGCCCAACCAGGAAGGTATTTTGTGGTTTATTGAAAACTGCTGGAAGCAGATTCACACCCGATATCCCGATTTGTGTTTTCATGTAGCCGGAAGAAATGCACCACCGTGGTTAATCGATAAATTAAATGTCGATGGTGTTATTTTCGAAGGAGAAGTTACCGATGCTTATCGCTTTATGAATTCGAAAGCTATTATGATTGTTCCACTATTTTCGGGAAGCGGCATGCGAATTAAAATTATTGAAGGAATGGCGTTGGGAAAAAGTATTGTGTCAACATCGATAGGCGCTGAAGGAATTAAGGTTACCGATGGTGAGAATATTTTGCTGGCTAACGATGCGAATAGTTTTATTGATGCTGTTTCCAGCTTACTCGAAGATCGTAACAATTTTGAGCGTATTGGAAAGAATGCCACTCTTTTTATCCAACAGAATTTTGATAATTTAGCGATATCGAAAGAGCTAATCGGATTTTACAAACAATACATTAAATGATCCTAAACCTTTTATTCTGGGTATTATTGTTCATATTGTGTTATACCTATTTCGGGTATGCGCTTGTATTGTGGCTGTTTGTGGGCCTGAAAAAGGTGTTTGGCCGACGCCAGATTTCATTGGAAAGCGATAGTTACGAGCCCGAAGTTTGTTTGTTTGTAACAGCATTTAACGAGAAGGAATACATCGGACAGAAAGTAAACAACGCTTTTTCGCTTGATTATCCCAAAGAAAAAATTCAATATGTATGGGTTACCGATGGATCGGATGACGGGAGCCCGGAAATATTAAAGCAAATAGAAAAGCTGGAAGTATATCATCAGCCGGAACGAAAAGGGAAAATGCATGCGATGAACCGGGGGATGAAATTTGTAAAAGCACCTATTGTGATCTTTTCCGACTCGAACACGGTTCTTGGAAAACAAACCATTCGCGAGATTGTAAAGTGTTTTAGCAATCCGAAAGTTGGTTGTGTGGCAGGGGAGAAGCGCATTGTGCAGAATGAAGAAGAAGCTGCAGCCGGTGCCGGTGAAGGTTTGTATTGGAACATGGAGTCGTGGATTAAACGCAAGGACTGGGAGTTGAATTCGGCAGTTGGCGCTGTTGGTGAACTGTTTGCCATACGAACCGAACTTTTTGAGGAGGTGGAAAC
This genomic interval carries:
- a CDS encoding LptF/LptG family permease, which codes for MKRLHLFVIKSFLGPFFMTFFIVVFVLLMQFLWKYVDDLVGKGLDFKVLGEMMFYASFALLPLAFPLAMLLASIMTFGALGENYELVAMKASGISLFRIMRPLIVIAILITGIAFYFSNNVLPKTNLKFSTLLYSVKKQRPELVLQEGVFTNEMDGYSIKVGKRDNETKMLYDLLIYDHTKNKPNESVTVADSGLLRITEDKKFMVLNLFSGVTYQEQASQNRGKKETYPYQRNRFEEQTIRVKVRDFEFNRRDESIFKNQYRMLTIDQLVAADDSLSDDYYDRLRNYMMQISINPTITRRMYNLTAKADSLKRDIEEVKADSVFDFDTYYSGLDKWVQADIAKSALDRARSNMQQVNMFQGQLYNKKKTLNKYRMERHRKFTLSIAVLIFFFIGAPLGAIIRKGGLGMPVVVSIFLFILYYIVSMSGEKTAREDVWDMFNGMWFSSYIFLPIGVWLTYKAATDSAIMTAEAYTKFFARLGLERFFKKKKSND
- a CDS encoding Lrp/AsnC ligand binding domain-containing protein, coding for MTLRNNLDDWDLKILDIITKNARIPFKDVAKEVGISRAAVHQRVNRMVDLEVIVGSGYHINPKKVDFKTCTYIGIFLEKGGLFSEVVKGLEEIPEIVECHYTTGAYAIFIKVYAKDNEHLKNILSGKIQKIGGVASTETFISLEESFKRTIPVQA
- a CDS encoding glycosyltransferase, whose product is MNILQVTNKVPFPARDGGAIACMNLTKGFARLGNRVTVLAMNTLKHHVRPDEIPDEINQLATFKLVDVPAKINAFTALSNLIFSRKPYNAVRFIDDDFSAALAELLSENEFDIIQLEGLYVCPYIPVIRKYSNATVVYRAHNVEFEIWERAAKLSHGVKKLYLQNLSKRIKSFETGLLNSYDILVPITARDGEILDSLGNMKDKQVSQTGIDSSVVAPVSSSLEFPTLFHLGSLEWAPNQEGILWFIENCWKQIHTRYPDLCFHVAGRNAPPWLIDKLNVDGVIFEGEVTDAYRFMNSKAIMIVPLFSGSGMRIKIIEGMALGKSIVSTSIGAEGIKVTDGENILLANDANSFIDAVSSLLEDRNNFERIGKNATLFIQQNFDNLAISKELIGFYKQYIK
- a CDS encoding START-like domain-containing protein, encoding MTSKVKINLEYLINCSPKVLYNRLSTASGLTEWFADDVRVRGKRYTFIWDGSEQTAEMTLHKENRLVRFSWVDEDEDTYFEFKITRDELTNDVSLLITDFADEDEVDETRGLWDSQVADLKHVLGS
- a CDS encoding glycosyltransferase family 2 protein, whose protein sequence is MILNLLFWVLLFILCYTYFGYALVLWLFVGLKKVFGRRQISLESDSYEPEVCLFVTAFNEKEYIGQKVNNAFSLDYPKEKIQYVWVTDGSDDGSPEILKQIEKLEVYHQPERKGKMHAMNRGMKFVKAPIVIFSDSNTVLGKQTIREIVKCFSNPKVGCVAGEKRIVQNEEEAAAGAGEGLYWNMESWIKRKDWELNSAVGAVGELFAIRTELFEEVETDTLLDDFIISLRIAQRGYKIAYAPNAYAEETASLNVKEELKRKVRIAAGGIQTIIRLKGLLNPFKSGILSWQYFSHKVLRWAFAPPALFLLFIINLLLVVNSNNWTVYNINATVLYLQVLCYIAAAFGWYFENRKVRMKALFVPYYFVMINYATILGIIRYAKGRQTVNWEKSKRAG
- the rlmB gene encoding 23S rRNA (guanosine(2251)-2'-O)-methyltransferase RlmB, with product MMRQKGIDKEDFLFGTRAIIEAIKKGKTIDRILIKKGLRNELISELQELIKESDISVQYVPIEKINRITRKNHQGVLAFVSPIEFDNIETVIPGIYEEGKTPLLLVLDQITDVRNFGAIARSAECAGVQAIIIPEKGMARIGADAVKTSAGAIHNIPICRTNNLYHTVRFLKDSGIKIVAATEKGDKLYSNADMKSPLAIVMGSEDTGVSAQILKLADEQLKIPILGQIESLNVSVSAALMIYEAVRQRNQA
- a CDS encoding ABC-F family ATP-binding cassette domain-containing protein, with the translated sequence MISIDKINLSFGGFELFKEISFLVNPKDRIGLIGKNGAGKSTLLKIITGIENPTAGVVAVPKETSVGYLPQQMVVSDTRTLKNEVTQAFEELLAIEKKIANLNHEIAESEDYHSDEYLKKLDQVTEYNERYQLLGGDNYEAELEQTLLGLGFERTDFDRMTSEFSGGWRMRVELAKLLLKKPDVFLLDEPTNHLDIESIQWLEDFLKTYSGAVILVSHDKAFLDAVCNRTIEISLGKITDQKMNYTRFMDWKAEQREINLAAYTNQQKMIEDTERFIERFRYKSSKAVQVQSRVKQLEKLDRIEIEEEDNSALKINFPPPPRSGRIVVEAKHISKYYDSLHVLDDINLNIENGEKIAFVGRNGEGKTTLARIIMNELEHNGSMKLGHNVKIGYFAQNQAQLLNGELTVFETIDEIAVGDIRTKIRDILAAFLFWGEDIDKKVKVLSGGEKSRLAMIRLMLEPVNFLILDEPTNHLDMRSKEILKNALANFSGTVLVVSHDRDFLDGLVNCIYEFRNKKAKQHLGGIFDFLYRKKMESMKELESKKKNTKAAKVVTSDKQNDELSFDEKKEINRTISRMEKSVAQAEEKIAELEEEIEEMDKLLAKPENINDHSVFEQYEQLKSNLEESMLDWENAHEELENWKAKKTW